From Vagococcus jeotgali, one genomic window encodes:
- a CDS encoding DegV family protein, with amino-acid sequence METKFDLLVDSCCDLRYDELEDEGIRKVSMIVQMNDKEYLDDFQKTFKLNWFMEQIKEGATPTTSQINIGTYLDVFKDYINSEKPLLYVAFTSGLSGSYNNALSALKMIEDEHGKQLITIVDSKAACLGEGLLVEHVISFRREKKSLDEVLGWLDEMSPRLNSWVTVDDLDYLERGGRISKRSAVIGGMIRIKPIICMNLAGQLINVGKVRGRNKSISRLVALTQETIENPEEQKLIVAHAGDEVAGQKLRDELLNVLPVKGVDVRPMGPTIASHTGDGALAVFSFGRKRQAN; translated from the coding sequence ATGGAAACAAAATTTGATTTATTAGTTGATTCTTGTTGTGATTTAAGATATGACGAGCTAGAAGATGAGGGTATTAGAAAAGTAAGTATGATTGTTCAGATGAATGATAAGGAGTATTTAGATGATTTTCAAAAAACATTTAAATTAAACTGGTTTATGGAACAAATTAAAGAAGGTGCGACACCAACAACATCTCAAATTAATATTGGAACTTATTTAGATGTTTTTAAAGATTATATTAATAGCGAAAAACCACTTTTATATGTTGCTTTTACTTCAGGTTTAAGTGGTTCTTATAATAATGCTTTATCAGCTTTAAAAATGATAGAAGATGAGCATGGAAAACAACTTATTACCATTGTAGATTCAAAAGCGGCCTGTCTAGGAGAAGGTTTACTAGTGGAGCATGTCATAAGTTTCAGAAGAGAGAAAAAGAGCTTAGATGAAGTATTAGGCTGGTTAGATGAGATGAGTCCACGTCTTAATTCATGGGTGACTGTTGATGATTTAGATTATTTAGAGCGTGGGGGACGTATCTCTAAGCGTTCAGCAGTTATTGGCGGTATGATTCGAATAAAACCAATTATTTGTATGAATTTAGCTGGTCAGTTGATAAATGTAGGGAAAGTTCGTGGTCGTAATAAGTCGATAAGTCGATTAGTTGCTTTGACTCAAGAAACAATTGAAAATCCAGAAGAGCAAAAATTAATTGTTGCTCATGCAGGGGATGAAGTTGCAGGTCAAAAGTTACGTGATGAATTATTAAATGTATTACCTGTTAAAGGGGTAGATGTCAGACCAATGGGGCCTACAATAGCCAGTCATACTGGGGATGGTGCTCTTGCTGTATTTTCATTTGGGAGAAAACGACAAGCTAACTAA
- a CDS encoding amino acid permease: MQGTKKLSLFSFFSMTAALFITVYGYPTFAESGKTLIFFLLLCGIFWFLPTALVAAEMASTDEIKEGGIFGWVGNTLGENYGFAAIFFQWFQVTVGFVTMIYFIIGALSEILNMPELNNNKMIKFALVLVIFWVFTFIQMKGTKLTSQISKIGFIFGIIIPVIILLILTIKYVVSGQPIAPSYSDKPFFPTGKNFSALVTFMIAYMGVEASAPKIDELDNPSKNYPLMMIYLVIVGIVLSVIGGGAVSMVIPADKIGLNTGVIEAFKALLPGAGWAVKTLSVLVTFGVLAQVSSWIVSPTSGLLFVAKKGLLPAKFKGVNKAGVPVPLLIVQGIVVSVWAAVLTFSGGSGSGGGSQVSFLTAVSLSVIIYLSAYVLFYLGYFALILKKENQSMKRTYQVPGGKTVKVIVASFGFIISVLAMISSFIPSAVLKGSEATAYIVTLTGSFIVTLIIPFAFYHFYSKKHRIQNTPATTSSTKSKSNTTKTKTKTK, from the coding sequence ATGCAAGGGACTAAGAAATTATCTCTATTTAGTTTTTTCTCGATGACAGCGGCACTGTTTATTACAGTTTATGGTTATCCAACCTTCGCAGAATCAGGAAAAACGCTTATTTTTTTCCTACTATTGTGTGGGATATTTTGGTTTTTACCAACAGCATTAGTTGCAGCTGAAATGGCTTCAACAGATGAAATTAAAGAAGGAGGAATCTTTGGATGGGTTGGTAATACTCTTGGAGAGAATTACGGATTTGCTGCCATTTTCTTCCAGTGGTTCCAAGTAACAGTTGGTTTTGTTACAATGATTTATTTTATCATTGGAGCTTTATCTGAAATTTTAAATATGCCAGAACTTAATAATAATAAAATGATTAAGTTTGCATTAGTATTAGTAATATTTTGGGTATTTACTTTCATCCAAATGAAGGGAACAAAATTAACATCACAAATCTCTAAAATTGGTTTTATTTTTGGGATTATTATACCAGTTATTATTTTATTAATTTTAACTATTAAATATGTGGTAAGCGGTCAACCAATCGCACCATCATATTCTGATAAACCGTTCTTCCCGACTGGAAAAAACTTTTCAGCACTTGTAACCTTTATGATTGCTTACATGGGGGTTGAAGCATCTGCTCCGAAAATTGATGAGTTAGATAACCCGTCTAAAAACTATCCATTAATGATGATTTACTTAGTTATCGTTGGGATTGTTTTAAGTGTTATTGGTGGGGGTGCTGTATCTATGGTTATTCCTGCTGATAAAATTGGTTTAAACACTGGTGTTATCGAAGCATTTAAAGCACTGTTACCAGGTGCTGGTTGGGCAGTCAAAACATTATCTGTTTTAGTAACATTTGGTGTACTTGCTCAAGTTAGTTCATGGATTGTTAGTCCAACTTCTGGATTATTATTCGTTGCTAAAAAAGGATTACTACCTGCTAAGTTTAAAGGTGTTAATAAAGCAGGCGTGCCTGTTCCATTATTAATTGTTCAAGGTATTGTTGTATCTGTTTGGGCTGCTGTTTTAACCTTTAGTGGTGGTAGCGGTAGTGGTGGCGGAAGCCAAGTTTCCTTCTTAACTGCTGTATCATTAAGTGTTATTATCTACTTAAGTGCTTATGTATTGTTCTACTTAGGATATTTTGCATTAATCCTTAAGAAAGAGAATCAATCAATGAAACGTACTTATCAAGTACCTGGTGGAAAAACAGTGAAAGTTATTGTAGCAAGCTTTGGTTTTATTATCTCAGTGTTAGCTATGATTTCTTCATTTATTCCTTCAGCTGTACTAAAAGGATCTGAAGCGACAGCGTATATTGTGACTCTAACAGGAAGCTTTATCGTAACGTTAATTATTCCTTTTGCATTTTATCATTTTTATAGTAAAAAACATCGTATTCAAAATACGCCAGCGACAACATCATCAACTAAAAGTAAATCAAATACCACAAAAACTAAAACGAAAACTAAATAA
- a CDS encoding adenylosuccinate synthase has protein sequence MSSVVVVGTQWGDEGKGKITDFLSERAEVIARYQGGDNAGHTIQFDGTTYKLHLIPSGIFYQDKISIIGNGVVVNPKSLVKELDYLKDHSIPTDNLRISDRAHVILPYHILLDRLQEEAKGDQKIGTTIKGIGPAYMDKAARVGIRLADLLDKEVFAERLKINLDEKNKVFTKIYEVDGIDFDDIFEEYYEYGQLLKQYVTDTSVILNDALDNGHHVLFEGAQGVMLDIDQGTYPFVTSSNPVAGGVAIGTGVGPTKVNKVVGVCKAYTSRVGDGPFPTELFDATGDTIREVGREYGTTTGRPRRVGWFDAVVMRHSKRVSGITNLSLNSIDVLTGLPTVKICTAYDLDGETITHYPASLKELSRCKPIYEELPGWQEDVTACKTLEELPENARNYVLRVSELVGVPITTFSVGPDREQTNVLEDIWEQV, from the coding sequence ATGTCATCAGTTGTAGTAGTAGGAACTCAGTGGGGAGACGAAGGTAAAGGAAAAATCACTGATTTTTTAAGTGAACGTGCTGAAGTAATCGCAAGATACCAAGGTGGGGACAATGCAGGACATACCATACAATTTGATGGAACGACATATAAGCTTCATTTGATTCCATCAGGTATTTTTTATCAAGATAAAATTAGTATTATTGGTAACGGGGTTGTTGTTAATCCAAAATCTCTAGTAAAAGAATTAGATTATTTAAAAGATCATAGTATTCCAACAGATAATTTAAGAATTTCTGATCGTGCCCATGTTATCTTACCATATCATATCTTATTAGATCGCTTACAAGAAGAAGCAAAAGGCGATCAAAAAATTGGAACAACTATTAAAGGGATTGGACCAGCTTATATGGATAAAGCAGCTCGAGTGGGTATTCGCTTAGCTGATTTATTAGATAAAGAAGTCTTCGCTGAAAGATTGAAAATAAATTTAGATGAAAAGAATAAAGTTTTTACAAAAATATATGAAGTAGATGGTATTGATTTTGATGATATTTTTGAAGAATACTATGAGTATGGTCAATTATTAAAACAATATGTGACTGATACTTCAGTTATTTTAAATGATGCGCTAGATAATGGTCACCATGTTTTATTTGAAGGAGCACAAGGGGTTATGCTTGATATTGATCAAGGTACATATCCATTTGTTACTTCTTCAAATCCAGTAGCTGGTGGTGTAGCAATTGGAACAGGAGTTGGGCCAACTAAAGTTAATAAAGTAGTCGGTGTATGTAAAGCTTATACGTCACGTGTTGGTGATGGACCATTCCCAACAGAGTTATTTGATGCAACAGGAGATACTATTAGAGAAGTTGGTCGTGAGTACGGTACAACTACAGGGCGTCCTAGACGTGTTGGTTGGTTTGATGCTGTTGTGATGCGTCATTCTAAACGTGTTTCAGGTATTACTAATTTATCACTAAACTCAATTGATGTGTTAACAGGTTTGCCTACAGTTAAAATCTGTACAGCTTATGATTTAGACGGAGAAACCATTACTCATTATCCAGCAAGTCTAAAAGAATTATCACGTTGTAAACCAATCTATGAAGAGCTACCAGGTTGGCAAGAAGATGTTACAGCTTGTAAAACTTTGGAAGAATTACCAGAAAATGCTAGAAACTACGTATTACGTGTTTCTGAATTAGTTGGTGTTCCAATCACAACATTTTCCGTAGGACCAGATAGAGAACAAACAAACGTCTTAGAAGATATTTGGGAACAAGTTTAA
- the dnaB gene encoding replicative DNA helicase: MEFIQQDRIPPQSIEAEQAVLGSVFLDASALIEAMEYIDSADFYRRAHQLLFQTMIDLSSRNEAIDVITMKDELEQKNLIEDIGGISYLSELTSSVPTAANVGHYSKIVEQKSLLRKLIQTATDIVTKGFEQEEDVDTILNDAEKSILEVAEKRNRSGFLAISDVLGESITQIEKLSQQGDAITGLATGYHALDKMTAGLQSEELIILAARPAVGKTAFALNIAQNVGTMSSESVAIFSLEMSAESLVNRMLCSEGSIEASHLKTGQLTDDEWNSLIVAMGSLSRANIFIDDTPGIKISEIRAKCRKLAQEQGDLGLILIDYLQLIEGTGRENRQQEVSEISRQLKKLAKELKVPVIALSQLSRGVEQRQDKRPVLSDIRESGSIEQDADIVAFLYRDDYYQRDGEDDDGERREEAESNNIIEVIIEKNRSGARGTVELMFVKEYNKFTSISPREEF, from the coding sequence ATGGAGTTTATTCAACAAGATAGAATACCACCACAAAGTATTGAAGCAGAGCAAGCAGTACTGGGATCTGTATTTCTTGATGCTAGTGCTTTAATTGAAGCTATGGAATATATTGATTCGGCAGATTTTTATAGAAGAGCCCATCAATTATTATTCCAAACGATGATAGATTTGAGTAGTCGTAATGAAGCGATTGATGTTATTACAATGAAAGATGAATTAGAACAGAAAAACTTGATAGAAGATATTGGTGGTATCAGCTATTTATCTGAATTAACCTCAAGTGTCCCTACAGCTGCTAATGTGGGGCATTATTCTAAAATAGTAGAACAAAAATCACTACTTAGAAAATTAATTCAAACAGCTACAGATATTGTAACCAAAGGATTTGAACAAGAAGAAGATGTCGATACTATTTTAAATGATGCAGAAAAAAGCATTTTAGAAGTGGCAGAAAAAAGAAATCGTAGTGGTTTCTTAGCTATTTCTGATGTTTTGGGAGAATCAATTACTCAAATTGAAAAACTATCTCAACAAGGTGATGCAATCACAGGTCTTGCAACTGGGTACCATGCTTTAGATAAAATGACTGCTGGTCTTCAATCTGAGGAGCTAATTATTTTAGCAGCAAGACCAGCTGTTGGGAAAACGGCTTTTGCTTTAAATATTGCTCAAAATGTAGGGACAATGTCGAGTGAGTCAGTAGCTATTTTTAGTTTAGAGATGAGTGCTGAATCTTTAGTCAATCGTATGTTATGTTCAGAAGGATCAATTGAAGCTAGTCACTTAAAAACAGGACAATTAACTGATGATGAATGGAATAGTTTGATTGTTGCGATGGGTAGTTTATCTAGAGCTAATATTTTTATTGATGATACTCCAGGGATTAAAATATCTGAAATTCGGGCTAAATGTCGGAAACTTGCTCAAGAACAAGGCGATTTAGGCTTAATCCTAATTGATTATTTACAGCTAATTGAAGGAACAGGACGAGAAAACCGTCAGCAAGAAGTATCTGAAATTTCTAGACAATTAAAAAAATTAGCTAAGGAATTAAAAGTACCAGTTATTGCTTTATCACAGCTATCACGTGGGGTGGAGCAAAGACAAGATAAGCGTCCAGTTTTAAGTGATATTAGAGAATCTGGATCAATTGAACAGGATGCTGATATTGTAGCCTTTTTATATCGTGATGATTATTATCAACGTGATGGTGAGGATGATGACGGTGAAAGACGTGAAGAGGCTGAATCAAATAATATTATTGAAGTTATTATTGAAAAGAACAGAAGTGGAGCAAGAGGGACAGTAGAATTAATGTTTGTTAAAGAATATAATAAATTTACCTCTATTTCACCTCGTGAAGAGTTCTAA
- the rplI gene encoding 50S ribosomal protein L9: MKVIFLQDVKGKGNKGEVKDVAVGYAQNFLLKKGLAVEATPQALSELKGKEKAKAKEDAEILEEAKQLKEKFEDEKFEVIIKSKAGEDSRLFGSIPSKQITDALNKQHGIKVDKRKMDLPQPIKTLGYTNVTVKLHKDVTAKLRVHVIVE; this comes from the coding sequence ATGAAAGTTATATTCTTACAAGATGTTAAAGGTAAAGGTAACAAAGGTGAAGTGAAAGATGTAGCAGTAGGATATGCTCAAAACTTTTTATTAAAAAAAGGGTTAGCAGTAGAGGCAACTCCTCAAGCTTTAAGTGAGTTAAAAGGAAAAGAGAAAGCTAAAGCTAAAGAGGATGCTGAGATTTTAGAAGAAGCTAAACAACTAAAAGAAAAATTTGAAGATGAAAAATTTGAAGTCATTATTAAATCTAAGGCAGGTGAGGATAGTCGTTTATTTGGTTCTATCCCCTCAAAACAAATTACTGATGCTTTAAATAAACAGCATGGTATCAAAGTAGATAAGAGAAAAATGGATTTACCACAACCTATTAAAACATTAGGTTATACAAATGTAACAGTTAAACTACATAAAGATGTTACAGCTAAATTAAGAGTTCATGTTATTGTTGAATAA